From a region of the Desulfomonile tiedjei genome:
- a CDS encoding CpsD/CapB family tyrosine-protein kinase, which produces MIKELASRFKDEFYQLERALFGKSDSKESHVVQITSSHSGEGVTSTTLALATFLARQHPSEEVMVVEANLREPCFEQLLAFKAEGSLFDVLRNSGSLRHAIHKLPDYGFSVIPAGRPHVTDTFISYDLDLERVDDVLAVLKKKYRYVLVDSPPVVPFVDATTICRMADGVVLLVESEQTRSEVVDHTIQKLRSAGAEILGIILNKREFHIPKRIYRFL; this is translated from the coding sequence ATGATCAAAGAGCTTGCCTCCCGCTTCAAAGATGAATTCTACCAACTGGAACGGGCTCTTTTCGGTAAGTCCGACTCGAAGGAATCCCACGTAGTCCAAATCACTTCCTCCCACTCGGGCGAAGGGGTCACGTCCACCACCCTGGCTCTGGCGACATTCCTGGCCCGCCAACATCCTTCCGAGGAAGTAATGGTTGTGGAAGCCAATCTGCGAGAACCCTGTTTTGAGCAGCTTTTGGCCTTCAAGGCCGAAGGGTCACTGTTCGATGTCCTTCGGAATTCAGGATCTCTGAGGCATGCGATACATAAGCTGCCAGACTACGGTTTTTCGGTCATACCCGCGGGTAGACCGCACGTTACCGACACATTTATCTCGTACGACTTGGACCTCGAGCGCGTTGACGATGTCCTGGCCGTCCTAAAGAAGAAGTATCGTTATGTCCTCGTGGACAGCCCGCCTGTTGTCCCGTTTGTTGATGCCACCACGATTTGTCGAATGGCCGATGGGGTTGTTCTACTGGTTGAATCGGAGCAGACCCGTTCCGAGGTGGTGGATCACACGATTCAAAAATTGAGGTCTGCGGGGGCAGAAATATTGGGAATCATCCTGAACAAACGTGAATTCCACATTCCCAAACGAATATACCGGTTCCTGTGA